A window of Pelagicoccus enzymogenes genomic DNA:
GGACCTTCCCCAGAAATTCCTAAAACGCCTGCCAAGATACGAACGAATTCCCGTCACCTTACTGGGGCGAATCGCTAGAGACGTGGGCACCAAAGGAACTGACGTCGGTAAAATGCTGATGATGAGTGCCCTTGAGCAGTCCCTAAAAGCCTCTAAGTCAGCAGGATCTGCCGCACTCGTTCTCGATCCCAAAAACGACAAAGTAGCGAGTATCTACAAAAGCTGGGGCTTCGAACGACTTGAAAACAAACAGATGTTCCTACCAATGAAAGACATCGAAAAATTCATCGAAGTCGCGACCTAAGCTTCTTTCACGTTTTCTTTGTAAGCCTTCCAAGCAGCAACAAACTCGGGCGTAGGCTCCCTCGGCGGAGCCAACAATGCCTCTGCAAACCTCAAAGAATCCTCGGCGTTAAGCTGGATAACACGCTCTTGCTCAATCACCTCCAACGCCGCCTCTCGGAGGCGCATCTTAACGAAAGCCGAAACCGAAATACCCGACAGCGCCGCAGCCTTCTCAATCAACTGCTTATCCTCCGGACGAATCCGAGTCGCCAACCTTTCAGTTTCAGCTTTCACGACTGATTTGTACGTCATTTAGACACACAAACTCAAGCCTAAATTCCGACCTCGAGAAATGAATCCGCCTCTCCCTCCCGAAAAACTCATCCACTATACCAACGCCAAAGTAGCTGCTTCGATTCTGCTGAACAAAGAGCTATGGCTTTCAAATGCCCGCGACATGAACGACATCTCAGAAATCGAGCATGGATGGAGAATCCTCGAGACTAACAGTGGTATCGCGAGAGCGATCGACAAATTCGGTCTACGCGAGAATCTCGAAAGCTGGGAGAATGATTTCATGCAAAACACCTTTTTCTCCTGTTTCTCCCAATTCAAAGGCGACCATGAGGAGCGTGACGGACGCCTCTCAATGTGGAGGGGCTACGGAGGTGAGCATCCAGTAGGAATCATTTTCAATACACAAGTACTGCAAGGCTTACTGGGGCATTCGGTTCACAGCTTCCGGCTAGACAAGGTCTCCTACGATCAAAACGAACAACGAGATAAGGTGCTAGCAGCCGTCGATGTACATGCCCCAACAACAGAGAAAGACCCGATCAAGATAATGGACGCGCTTCAGCCCATTTTCTACCAGCTCCCCTTCTTCACCAAACACCCCGGATTCGAAGAAGAACAAGAGTGGCGACTTCTATACAATACGTATCACGATACAGATAAGGTAGCCCCCTTCGAACCCACAATAACAAATGAGTGGATGCTCGATGATGAAGCTAATCCGATCCGGAGAGTCGCAAAGCTAAAACTAACCAAAATACGAGATCCGGAAGCGGCGAATCCTATCAACGATGGGGACTCCCGCGACCTAATACCTGAAATCATAATTGGCCCCATGCCCGAATATAATCAGTGTAAAATCGCAAAAACCCTTCAGAATATCGCCGACGACTCAGTTTTTAATAATATAATAATCAATCGCTCCCAGATACCTTATAGAAACAGATCCAATAGAGCACGATGAACCTAAACACGAGGAAAGCAAAATGAGGTCAGCTCTTAAATCTTGATATACGCCCCGACCTACTCTCCTAAGCACCAACGCGAGCTGTTACCTCGCCCCACCAAAAAAACTAACTCTTGCCCCTTATGTCCACACCCCGAATTCGAGGCTTTCTGCCGCCGCCTCCAAGGCCGCCCCAAAGGATCTAGCGAACAGTTCCAAGGAACGCTCTTTAGATTCGTTCATCCTCGCTACTCCTCGGGAATGGACGCAACGAGCGGAATGGGAGCACTCAAGGTCTCTGGTCGCTGGCATCCCCAAGGCAGGTTCCCCTGCCTCTACACCTCAACAACACCGGAAACCGCCCTGCAAGAGATGTTGGCAGCCAATCGCTACAACCGCCTTCAGGACCATCGCTCGCTTCCGTCGACCCTTGTCGACATACGAGCCGAACTCTTTCACCTCCTGGACCTCACCAACGGAAAGCTTCGCCAACGCCTGAGATTATCCAACATCGCGATCCAAAACTGCGACTGGCGCAATACGAACCGCTTTGACAGGGCGGAAGCCATCACCCAAGCCTTAGGCAGGGCCGCATTCGATCTCGGATACGAAGGCATCATTGCTCCATCAACTACGAGTAATCCAAACGGGCGAAACGTAGTGATCTTTCCAGGCAAGCTCCTGCGTTCCGAAAGTATCAAATTGCTCACTCCCATTCCCAACACCTAAAAGTGGAATTTTCCACTTTTCTTTCAAACAAGCTGATGCTAGGGTCGTTGATCAAAGAAGAAGGACCGAAACAAGATGATCAGCGAACTCGACACTAAGCCCCTCAACGCGGCGACACTTAAGGAGCTGAGAAAGACCGTCCAGCTCAACCAGCAAAAGTTCGCCAAGCTGAGCAACAACTCCCGTGAGACGCTCATCACCTTCGAAAAGACCGGTCGCGTATCGAAAGGTGCGAAGCGCGGGATAACAGAGGCGGTCAGACTCATCGAGGCCCTCAGCGAGATCATCGAACCCAAGAACATCGCAAGTTGGCTAACCACGACCAATCCCAATCTCCGAAACAAGTCCCCTTTAGACCTGATCGAAGAAGGCCGCGTCGACATCATCTGGTCCATAATCGAAGAAACCCGCCAAGGCACCTTCGCCTAAAACAAGCGAGGCCAACTCCCGGACGCTTCAGGAGTATTGGCATTCAGAAAAGACGACATGGGAGGCGTTGCTATCTTAAGGGCCCGTTCCTAGAGGGTGACCTCGGTCTTGAACTCCGAGGGCGGCTCCCCTTTTGTGACTCACAAAATGGACACAAAACGCATCAGCTCGCCGCAAAGCGGATCCTATCCGATGGAGATAAAGAAGGCCCTTGCCGCTCCGGGCGAATTCTTGCGAGCCGGGCAAGCCATCTACGAAATCCAGGATGCGCAAAAAAGACGCTTGCAGGTCAGGTGCCCGCTCGACGGAATCGTGAGCGGTCCCGTTTTAGCCCCTGGTTCAATCCTGCCTTCCGCTCAAATTATCCTCGAAATCGATCCCTCTGCAAAAGAAGAAACCGTGGAAGCATGGACGGAACCCGCCGCTGTGCCCGCTCCAGAATCCCCTCAGCCCCCAAGGCAGAGCAAACGGAAGCAAGCCAACGCCAAAGAAGCCGTCTGGCTACCCTTGCTCGGACTTTTCATCAGCCCTTTCCTGGTCTGGATCGCGCTGCACCTGACGCACTCCCTCGCTCCCGCTAGCTACCGCTACGGCGCTCCCGCTCTCGCGCTTTTCCTTCCATGGCTCCTCTACTTCGCGCTTCCGGGGAAGAGCCTGAAGAAGTCACCCGCTGTCGACTACGGAGCGGGGCTTCTGCTTGGCAGCCTTGTCAGCCTCATCTTCTTCTTCGCCACCTTGTTTTTGCCAGCTCGACTCCTCGCCGCTGGCGATAGCCAGACCATTCACCGTCTCTTCGAGCCGATTACCTCCGCTCCCTTACGCATCGAAAACGAACGTCTCTACTTTCTCGGCCAAGACATGGGGCAAGCGCAGTTCGACGATTCGATCCCCCTGTCCAATGGCGGCGCACTAGGCTGGGATTTTTCTCTCGAATCCGGGTCGGGACAAACGGGGCAAATATGGTTTCCCGACGGAACGCTCGGCCCCAAACTCGAGGACTTCATTATCCAAGTCTTCGCCAACACAAATGGAGAGACAAGCATCGCAACCTACGCCACTCCGGTTAGCCAGAGTTCGAGCAACCAGCCAGAGTGGAAATGGACACGTGCGATCTACAGCAACGAAGGACGCTTGCTGGAGCGCAAAGAGAACCTTCCCAATCGACCCGCAAGCGACGCTTCTTCCCCAATCGATCGCGGCTACTTTCGCTATCCGGTACCCGAAGGGGCCGTCCGCATCGTCGGGAGCTATAAAGCCGCCGAACCGATTACACTGGACGTATTTCCCTATGGTTGGTCTGAGGAAAACTAGCTCTACTCGGAACATTGAAAACAAGGGGGAGCCAGAAAGATGACATAGGAGCAGTTGTCATCTATCTGGATGTCCCCAACTGAAGTAAACACCCTGTGCAGCGACAACATTCCTCGCTCTACCTTTGATCAAATTGCGGAGAGCAACCTCCACGAGTCCAGCATAGCTAGAGGAGCGACTGGTGAAGCCCCGCAACCAAGCAGGATTAATCGTGCCGCAAGGGCACTTCCTACTATTGAATTTCGCCTTCTCGTCAAACGGGCGAAAACCGCTCTCTACCAAACACCTTAGACGGACAAGGTCGTAGGCCACAACCTTGTACCAAAGATGTGAATACTTATCCACGAACCCCTTGAGCAAGGGATGGTCTTGGTAGGCGTCTTGCCCTTCCACGCTCTCGCAAAAGAGGATTTCCAAAACGCTAATGATAATGTCGACGACCTCGAGCTTCTCCGCACTCGCCGGCAAGAGGAGATAGGGTCAGGGCTTAAATCTTGATGTTCGCCCCCCCTTTACTCGTATCCAACAATCCTACACAAAAGCACGACCGAGCCCGAACACAAATCAGTGCTCCTTTAAACCGAGAGACAAGCGAATCACGAGACTCGTCGAGATGAAAGCCCGATGAGCCTTGGACTACCTCGTACCTTCTTCCACCTTCCAAGAGTATTCGACATTTCCCAACCGTTGGCCTTCGTCGTCGAACTCGGTATAAGTGACCTTAACTTCCTCAAAACTACAAGCGACGACCACGACCTGCGGTCCCTCGTCATATCCAGAAGCGCTCATCGAGTAGCTGGTGATCCTGACATTCTTGAATTCGTGCTTGAGGTAGGTCTGGCGACTGCCGCCATAATTTGCGGTCTGCTCAATCTCAAGCTTGGGTATCACCTTGCCTTGCAGGCAAGCTTCCTGGAGCTTGGGCGAGGACTTTTCGTATTCGATCGTTAGCACAACGTCTTCCACGACGGCGGCGCCACGACGGCGACTTTGCCCCGTCGCTCCCCCTCCCGGCTTGTTCATTCCCCAATCAACGCTGAGAACGTCGATCCAATTTTCGTGCGACGCGTCCTTCGACTCTCCATCAATGCCATCATACTTAGCAAAAATGGCCGCTTGGGAGGTGTTTACAGATGCTAGAAAAAGTACGCTTGCGAGGGCCGCAAAAACCGTGTGAGTCAGGTGATAGTTGATGGCAGTTTTCATTGTTGTATTGATTGGCGTCGACGTTGGGCCAAGAGCTTTTTTCCAGAGCAGCAGTCCTTGAGTTTACTCCAAAGCGGTATCGATGTCAAATTCCCCCAATGATAGAAGCGCAGCATCCCACCCTTGCGTTTCCCCTTAATGGTATAGATCCAAAAAACACAGGACAGGCAATCTAGTGGTATCAAAACTGACCTTATATACACTTACCCTAGAGAAACAGAGACAAAGCTCTTGCGCGTCGAACAAGCGACCCGCCTTTCTTCCGATTCCACCCTTCGATGCACCGAAAAAAACTACAACGGCGTCAGCGAGCAACCTTAACTCCACACGCTAGAGCCGATCCAAAAAACCGAGGCCAACCGCAATGCCCAACGAGTGAAACCCCGATTTTCTCTGTATCCATCTTTTCTATACTCCTAATCAGCCCCCTCCGCCGAACACCGCTCGCTGCAGACCGCAGTGCAAACCCGCCCCGGCGCTACGCAGTCCGGACCAAGGTCCCAACCGCCAAAAAAAAAAACTCGCACTATTGGAGGCTTCTTAAACCGAGATTGCGTCATACACCACGACCTTGTCCCAAAGATGGGAATACTTCTCCACGAACTCTTTGTGCAAAGGATGGACTTGGTAGGCGTCCTGTCCTTCCACGCTATCGAAAAAGAGGA
This region includes:
- a CDS encoding GNAT family N-acetyltransferase, which encodes MPETQYVIVPLDPRRHDRESFICEELELNEYLKKRARKEAEAKTSTCFVITTESAPSSILGYYTLSNASIASTDLPQKFLKRLPRYERIPVTLLGRIARDVGTKGTDVGKMLMMSALEQSLKASKSAGSAALVLDPKNDKVASIYKSWGFERLENKQMFLPMKDIEKFIEVAT
- a CDS encoding DUF1778 domain-containing protein, with translation MTYKSVVKAETERLATRIRPEDKQLIEKAAALSGISVSAFVKMRLREAALEVIEQERVIQLNAEDSLRFAEALLAPPREPTPEFVAAWKAYKENVKEA
- a CDS encoding DUF2971 domain-containing protein translates to MNPPLPPEKLIHYTNAKVAASILLNKELWLSNARDMNDISEIEHGWRILETNSGIARAIDKFGLRENLESWENDFMQNTFFSCFSQFKGDHEERDGRLSMWRGYGGEHPVGIIFNTQVLQGLLGHSVHSFRLDKVSYDQNEQRDKVLAAVDVHAPTTEKDPIKIMDALQPIFYQLPFFTKHPGFEEEQEWRLLYNTYHDTDKVAPFEPTITNEWMLDDEANPIRRVAKLKLTKIRDPEAANPINDGDSRDLIPEIIIGPMPEYNQCKIAKTLQNIADDSVFNNIIINRSQIPYRNRSNRAR
- a CDS encoding RES family NAD+ phosphorylase; translation: MIYAPTYSPKHQRELLPRPTKKTNSCPLCPHPEFEAFCRRLQGRPKGSSEQFQGTLFRFVHPRYSSGMDATSGMGALKVSGRWHPQGRFPCLYTSTTPETALQEMLAANRYNRLQDHRSLPSTLVDIRAELFHLLDLTNGKLRQRLRLSNIAIQNCDWRNTNRFDRAEAITQALGRAAFDLGYEGIIAPSTTSNPNGRNVVIFPGKLLRSESIKLLTPIPNT
- a CDS encoding antitoxin Xre/MbcA/ParS toxin-binding domain-containing protein encodes the protein MISELDTKPLNAATLKELRKTVQLNQQKFAKLSNNSRETLITFEKTGRVSKGAKRGITEAVRLIEALSEIIEPKNIASWLTTTNPNLRNKSPLDLIEEGRVDIIWSIIEETRQGTFA
- a CDS encoding Hcp family type VI secretion system effector codes for the protein MKTAINYHLTHTVFAALASVLFLASVNTSQAAIFAKYDGIDGESKDASHENWIDVLSVDWGMNKPGGGATGQSRRRGAAVVEDVVLTIEYEKSSPKLQEACLQGKVIPKLEIEQTANYGGSRQTYLKHEFKNVRITSYSMSASGYDEGPQVVVVACSFEEVKVTYTEFDDEGQRLGNVEYSWKVEEGTR